The nucleotide sequence TGGACTTGTGGCCCAAGAGACGGCCCAGGGGCTTGTTGTCGCCGATAGTGTAGACGAGGAGTGACCCACTGGGGCCCGGAACTACAAATTTGTCCGTTTCGATCCATTCAAGAGCTATACCGAGCGAATCGGGTTGTTGCTGCATTGAGTCGGTGTCAGTGGGGCCATCGGTGCCTCCAGCAGCGGCAGATTCATCCTCGGTGAATGAGAAGTGCTGTAATTGCGTACCCGTGAGCGTGCTCCAGAGAATGACGACGTTTGAGACGTCTGTGGTGAGCAGATGGGTGCAGTCGTCGTTCCATTTCGCAGCAACAATGGGCGACCTGTGGCTGTCAAGAATGTTCTTGAGCTTCCCCTGCTTGTTCCAGAGACGTAGCTCGCCTTGACGCGTACCCGTGAGTACAAGCTCGCCGTCGTGCGACCACCAGAGCGAGATCACCTCGGTGCTGCCAGCCTGGCCACGAATCGGATGGACAAGTTCAACAGAGTCCTGAAGTGCCCAATCCACAACTTTGGCGATTTTAGCGGTAGCATTGGAGCCTCCAAGAGCTACTGCATCCTCCTGAACGGGACTCCACTCGCATACGAAGCTATCAGGCACAGTTAGCCTTTCTGAAAGCGTCTTGATAAAGCTAGAACCGTTTCCACTTGTTGTTCCGGATCCACCTGGACCCGAGGCTCCAGCACCAGCGCCCGAGGCtccagcttcttctttttcagcCAGCAGCTTCGCCTCCACATCGTTCTCCAGCTCAAACCTTCCCTTGGACACAAGCTCAGGGTACCGCTGCTTGTCAACCTCCAAAGCCTGTACCAACGTAAAGTTCCGCTTGTAATTCTCGCGTTCTTCCGGCCCCAACGTCCTCAATTTCCCCTCGGGTCCCACAAGAAGTTCGCTTTCACTATACAATATCCCCTTCTGTACCAAATGTACCAGGCTTCCCACCGGAATGTGTTCCTTGAACCGCTGCTCGAACTCTAAAACCCttgtctcttcttccatCGCTAAAGCTGCAACTTCGTGCCCGCTTTCCTGCAGATACCGCCAGATTAAGTAGTTCAACTCTTCGCTAGTAATAGACATCTTATTTTCTTGACTTTCTACACTGGTTTCGGCCCTCTAGCGCCCCTGTAAGCCtatgttttcttcctcttttcttcctctgtTCTTTATTACTGGTAAAAAGTGTTGAAGTTATTAAAGATTCCTTTATTAAAACTGATATTCATCACCTAAACCTTTACACAGTTTGAACAAACAAAAGCAGATATACAGGACTAAAAACAGGGTCGTGACAGGGTCATACTAGTGCTATTAGCCAGTATACTAAGGCATAATCAAGTTTCCATTGAAATATTTACCAATTGAGGTGCTTTTAGTGACTAAAATAGGGTATAAAGTTGGATTAAGACCATATCCGAACAGAATAGATGGTGGACT is from Kluyveromyces marxianus DMKU3-1042 DNA, complete genome, chromosome 2 and encodes:
- the SIF2 gene encoding Sif2p, whose amino-acid sequence is MSITSEELNYLIWRYLQESGHEVAALAMEEETRVLEFEQRFKEHIPVGSLVHLVQKGILYSESELLVGPEGKLRTLGPEERENYKRNFTLVQALEVDKQRYPELVSKGRFELENDVEAKLLAEKEEAGASGAGAGASGPGGSGTTSGNGSSFIKTLSERLTVPDSFVCEWSPVQEDAVALGGSNATAKIAKVVDWALQDSVELVHPIRGQAGSTEVISLWWSHDGELVLTGTRQGELRLWNKQGKLKNILDSHRSPIVAAKWNDDCTHLLTTDVSNVVILWSTLTGTQLQHFSFTEDESAAAGGTDGPTDTDSMQQQPDSLGIALEWIETDKFVVPGPSGSLLVYTIGDNKPLGRLLGHKSTITALHFNPVTKSLLSASDDDTIKIWKGGNVNPSLDFSPHKKTISSADWLTDDLVVSTGYDGAVKVWSVSQNTSICETNLDSEPIFEASLSPNKEWLAVGTLQGSAIVLDMRNCNSESLKSAYAEYQPDHDGLQVTNIAWNSHSSAFAVSYIDGTTTLLEL